The proteins below are encoded in one region of Penaeus monodon isolate SGIC_2016 chromosome 32, NSTDA_Pmon_1, whole genome shotgun sequence:
- the LOC119593777 gene encoding TOG array regulator of axonemal microtubules protein 2-like isoform X2, whose translation MPKSKSHTGSLNRTQGREALAEKRHRSLERVAPQSNGVASNAYRTPQLVRRGQPPVNSGSSLSNSFGTTRRTPRRPPVRSVDDMSSTMSSVGLRTAKPASSCFKAHLEPFANPQEGLKRAQQLVNSGDWESQVEGIQDIVRLAEHHPEVLQSDLHQINMSLLKQAKNLRSQVSRASIQAFTLLFDVMKRNMEPDVEKITSLLLHKTSDTNKFLQLDSNHGLDALVENVSPNKAIPAIVQEGLNHKNPAVRTTVARLLTYEVERLGASKVLSGQKDITDRLLPAAAKLAQEGSLETRKYAKHIFQQLSQQGSFDAALKKYVSHNDLRNMQKLLDNLSSEGRTIRESARSKFSVGSRYTRTM comes from the exons ATGCCCAAGTCCAAGAGCCACACCGGCAGCCTCAACCGGACGCAGGGCAGGGAGGCGCTGGCCGAGAAGCGCCATCGCTCCCTCGAGAGAGTCGCGCCGCAGAGCAATGGGGTCGCCAGCAATGCCTACAG GACGCCCCAGCTCGTTCGTCGCGGCCAGCCTCCTGTGAACTCCGGGAGCAGCCTCAGCAATAGTTTCGGCACCACGCGCCGCACTCCACGCCGGCCGCCAGTTCG ATCCGTCGATGATATGTCTTCTACCATGTCTTCTGTGGGCCTCCGGACAGCCAAGCCAGCCTCGTCTTGCTTCAAAGCTCACCTCGAACCATTCGCAAACCCGCAAGAAGGTCTGAAGAGAGCTCAGCAGCTGGTCAACTCTGGAGACTG GGAGAGTCAAGTTGAAGGAATCCAAGACATCGTACGGCTGGCAGAGCATCATCCCGAGGTGCTACAGAGCGACTTGCATCAGATCAACATGAGTCTCCTGAAGCAAGCCAAAAACTTGCGTTCTCAAGTCTCCCGCGCAAGCATCCAGGCCTTCACTCTCCTCTTTGATGTTATGAAGAGAAATATGGAGCCG GACGTGGAGAAGATCACCAGTCTACTGTTGCACAAAACGTCGGACACCAACAAATTCCTGCAACTGGACAGCAACCACGGCCTTGATGCTCTCGTAGAAAACGTGAGCCCTAACAAAGCCATCCCGGCAATCGTACAGGAGGGACTAAA TCACAAGAACCCGGCCGTGAGAACCACCGTGGCTCGCCTCCTGACGTACGAGGTGGAACGACTCGGAGCCAGCAAGGTTCTCTCGGGGCAGAAGGACATCACGGACCGCCTGTTGCCTGCTGCTGCTAAGCTCGCGCAGGAAGGGAGCTTAGAAACGAG GAAATATGCAAAACACATCTTCCAGCAGTTGTCGCAGCAAGGGAGCTTCGACGCAGCACTGAAGAAATACGTGTCTCATAATGACTTAAGAAACATGCAAAAGCTCCTCGATAATTTATCCAGTGAG GGTCGAACCATACGGGAGTCGGCTCGCTCCAAGTTCTCCGTGGGATCGCGATACACACGGACCATGTAG
- the LOC119593777 gene encoding TOG array regulator of axonemal microtubules protein 2-like isoform X1 — MPKSKSHTGSLNRTQGREALAEKRHRSLERVAPQSNGVASNAYRTPQLVRRGQPPVNSGSSLSNSFGTTRRTPRRPPVRVVTKAEVPEASSINVPPGYKARNPVPSDKPSPVGSQRPRLKHHLAAQFSTESTRLVQSVDDMSSTMSSVGLRTAKPASSCFKAHLEPFANPQEGLKRAQQLVNSGDWESQVEGIQDIVRLAEHHPEVLQSDLHQINMSLLKQAKNLRSQVSRASIQAFTLLFDVMKRNMEPDVEKITSLLLHKTSDTNKFLQLDSNHGLDALVENVSPNKAIPAIVQEGLNHKNPAVRTTVARLLTYEVERLGASKVLSGQKDITDRLLPAAAKLAQEGSLETRKYAKHIFQQLSQQGSFDAALKKYVSHNDLRNMQKLLDNLSSEGRTIRESARSKFSVGSRYTRTM, encoded by the exons ATGCCCAAGTCCAAGAGCCACACCGGCAGCCTCAACCGGACGCAGGGCAGGGAGGCGCTGGCCGAGAAGCGCCATCGCTCCCTCGAGAGAGTCGCGCCGCAGAGCAATGGGGTCGCCAGCAATGCCTACAG GACGCCCCAGCTCGTTCGTCGCGGCCAGCCTCCTGTGAACTCCGGGAGCAGCCTCAGCAATAGTTTCGGCACCACGCGCCGCACTCCACGCCGGCCGCCAGTTCG AGTCGTTACCAAGGCCGAGGTACCGGAGGCGTCCAGCATTAACGTCCCACCGGGTTACAAAGCGCGCAATCCTGTTCCTTCAGATAAACCGAGTCCAGTCGGTTCTCAGCGGCCTCGACTCAAACACCATTTAGCGGCTCAGTTTAGCACAGAATCGACAAGGCTAGTTCA ATCCGTCGATGATATGTCTTCTACCATGTCTTCTGTGGGCCTCCGGACAGCCAAGCCAGCCTCGTCTTGCTTCAAAGCTCACCTCGAACCATTCGCAAACCCGCAAGAAGGTCTGAAGAGAGCTCAGCAGCTGGTCAACTCTGGAGACTG GGAGAGTCAAGTTGAAGGAATCCAAGACATCGTACGGCTGGCAGAGCATCATCCCGAGGTGCTACAGAGCGACTTGCATCAGATCAACATGAGTCTCCTGAAGCAAGCCAAAAACTTGCGTTCTCAAGTCTCCCGCGCAAGCATCCAGGCCTTCACTCTCCTCTTTGATGTTATGAAGAGAAATATGGAGCCG GACGTGGAGAAGATCACCAGTCTACTGTTGCACAAAACGTCGGACACCAACAAATTCCTGCAACTGGACAGCAACCACGGCCTTGATGCTCTCGTAGAAAACGTGAGCCCTAACAAAGCCATCCCGGCAATCGTACAGGAGGGACTAAA TCACAAGAACCCGGCCGTGAGAACCACCGTGGCTCGCCTCCTGACGTACGAGGTGGAACGACTCGGAGCCAGCAAGGTTCTCTCGGGGCAGAAGGACATCACGGACCGCCTGTTGCCTGCTGCTGCTAAGCTCGCGCAGGAAGGGAGCTTAGAAACGAG GAAATATGCAAAACACATCTTCCAGCAGTTGTCGCAGCAAGGGAGCTTCGACGCAGCACTGAAGAAATACGTGTCTCATAATGACTTAAGAAACATGCAAAAGCTCCTCGATAATTTATCCAGTGAG GGTCGAACCATACGGGAGTCGGCTCGCTCCAAGTTCTCCGTGGGATCGCGATACACACGGACCATGTAG